Proteins co-encoded in one Alcanivorax sp. genomic window:
- the gltX gene encoding glutamate--tRNA ligase: MTVRTRVAPSPTGDPHVGTAYIALFNRCFAQQHGGQFILRIEDTDQTRSTGESEQMILDSLKWLGLTWDEGPDVGGPHGPYRQSERKDMYRDYAETLIEKGHAFKCYRTSEELDALRAELKEKGENRALKPQDLELPAQEQAKREADNAPYVIRMRVPFDGRCEIEDMLRGTVELDWALVDAQILLKSDGMPTYHLANIVDDHLMEITHVIRGEEWLNSAPKHKLLYEYFGWDMPTLCHMPLLRNPDKSKLSKRKNPTSILFYQRMGYLPEALVNYLGRMGWSMPDESEKFSLAQMQDAFDIQRVSLGGPVFDVEKLSWLNGQWLREQSDEQFLDSLLNWAYNRDYAMKIIPHLRQRVETLSEVADKAAFCFNGMPAITEASFEHKQYAADDIKVWLQYLLWTYEARSDWNRDGLFADAKAIADALEVKIKDFLFPVFIAIAGTSASFSVVDSMEIIGSDVSRARIRHAIEVLGGVSKKQMKKLEKAYRDLPVG; this comes from the coding sequence ATGACCGTTCGCACCCGCGTTGCCCCTTCTCCCACCGGGGACCCCCACGTAGGCACCGCCTATATCGCCCTTTTTAACCGCTGCTTTGCCCAACAGCATGGGGGGCAGTTCATTCTGCGGATCGAGGATACGGACCAGACCCGTTCCACCGGCGAATCCGAGCAGATGATCCTGGATTCTCTCAAATGGCTGGGGTTGACCTGGGATGAGGGTCCGGACGTGGGTGGCCCTCACGGTCCTTACCGCCAGAGTGAGCGCAAGGACATGTACCGGGACTATGCCGAGACGCTGATCGAGAAGGGCCATGCGTTCAAGTGCTACCGCACCAGCGAAGAGCTGGATGCCCTGCGTGCCGAGCTGAAAGAGAAGGGCGAAAACCGGGCCCTGAAACCCCAGGATCTGGAGCTGCCGGCGCAAGAGCAGGCGAAACGCGAAGCGGACAATGCGCCCTATGTGATTCGTATGCGCGTGCCCTTTGATGGCCGTTGCGAAATTGAAGACATGCTGCGCGGAACAGTGGAGCTGGACTGGGCGCTGGTGGATGCGCAGATTCTGCTCAAGTCCGATGGCATGCCCACCTATCACCTGGCCAACATCGTGGATGATCACCTGATGGAGATTACCCATGTTATTCGCGGTGAGGAATGGCTTAACTCGGCGCCCAAGCACAAGCTGTTGTACGAGTACTTCGGCTGGGACATGCCGACACTTTGCCACATGCCTCTGTTGCGTAACCCGGACAAATCCAAGCTCAGCAAGCGCAAGAATCCTACCAGTATCCTGTTCTACCAGCGTATGGGCTACCTGCCTGAAGCGCTGGTGAATTACCTGGGACGCATGGGCTGGTCCATGCCGGATGAGAGTGAAAAATTCTCACTGGCCCAGATGCAGGATGCCTTCGACATACAGCGCGTTTCCCTGGGTGGTCCGGTGTTTGATGTGGAGAAGCTGAGCTGGCTCAACGGCCAGTGGCTGCGCGAGCAGAGTGATGAGCAATTCCTTGATTCCCTGCTCAACTGGGCCTACAACCGCGATTACGCCATGAAGATCATTCCCCACCTGCGCCAGCGGGTGGAAACCCTGTCGGAAGTGGCGGACAAGGCAGCATTCTGCTTCAACGGCATGCCGGCGATCACTGAGGCCAGTTTCGAGCACAAGCAATACGCAGCGGATGATATCAAGGTCTGGCTCCAGTACTTGCTGTGGACCTACGAGGCGCGCAGTGACTGGAATCGAGATGGCCTGTTTGCTGACGCCAAGGCCATTGCCGATGCGCTGGAGGTGAAGATCAAGGACTTCCTGTTCCCGGTATTCATTGCCATTGCGGGCACCAGTGCCAGCTTCTCGGTGGTGGATTCCATGGAAATCATCGGCTCCGACGTCAGCCGCGCCCGCATCCGCCATGCCATCGAGGTACTGGGCGGGGTGTCCAAGAAGCAGATGAAGAAGCTGGAAAAAGCCTACCGGGATCTTCCGGTGGGCTGA
- a CDS encoding RES family NAD+ phosphorylase — MGLEHDIDALPRREFSEQTAYRLVNSKYPPIHIFDDVADQADFDALFAVQALTNPRLQQEVGQLKRVPKEERPWGIPGCNYALGPFVHVNPAGSRFSNGDVGVYYCADHINTAIAETRYHQQRYFQNVEGLKYDRIVMCGLQTLFSAELVDITPASKHPGWHDADDYSPSRELGSRLRQQQLCGLHYESVRAPGQHCYALFSPAVIHSVIPTRHYEYVWDGERIAHTLTIRRLS; from the coding sequence ATGGGGCTAGAACACGACATCGATGCCCTGCCCCGGCGTGAGTTCAGCGAGCAAACGGCCTACCGGCTGGTCAACAGCAAGTATCCCCCCATCCATATCTTCGACGATGTGGCAGACCAGGCCGACTTCGACGCCCTGTTTGCCGTACAGGCCCTCACCAACCCTCGCCTCCAGCAGGAGGTCGGCCAGTTGAAGCGGGTACCAAAGGAAGAACGCCCCTGGGGAATACCCGGTTGCAACTATGCCCTTGGACCCTTTGTGCACGTCAATCCGGCAGGGTCGCGGTTTTCCAATGGTGATGTTGGCGTTTATTACTGCGCCGATCACATCAACACCGCCATTGCAGAGACCCGTTACCACCAGCAGCGTTACTTTCAGAACGTGGAAGGTCTGAAATACGACCGCATTGTGATGTGCGGATTGCAGACCCTGTTCAGCGCTGAACTGGTCGACATCACCCCTGCGTCAAAACATCCCGGGTGGCACGATGCCGACGACTACAGCCCTTCCCGTGAGCTGGGATCCAGGCTCCGGCAGCAGCAGCTATGCGGGCTGCACTATGAATCCGTTCGCGCCCCCGGACAGCACTGTTACGCCCTGTTCAGTCCCGCTGTCATACACTCGGTCATCCCCACCCGTCACTACGAATACGTCTGGGATGGTGAACGGATCGCACACACCCTGACCATCCGCCGCTTGAGCTGA
- the sdhA gene encoding succinate dehydrogenase flavoprotein subunit, with protein sequence MSIRTITFDAIVVGGGGAGMRASLQMAQSGFKTALISKVFPTRSHTVSAQGGITCAIASADPNDDWRWHMYDTVKGSDYIGDQDAIEYMCNVGPEAVFELDHMGLPFSRTEEGRIYQRPFGGQSKNFGEGGQAARTCAAADRTGHALLHTLYQQNLKNGTQFYNEWYASELVKDDEGNVCGVIAIDIESGETVFFKAKATVFATGGSGRIYASTTNALINTGDGVGMALRAGLPVQDIEMWQFHPTGIAGAGVLVTEGCRGEGGYLINKDGERFMERYAPNAKDLASRDVVARSMMMEILDGRGAGPDGDHVFLKLDHLGEEVLHSRLPGICELAITFAQTDPVKEPIPVVPTCHYMMGGIPTNVHGQAIKLSGGHEGEDQFVNGLFAVGEVACVSVHGANRLGGNSLLDLVVFGRAAGLYIEDQLRQGMTQYEPTDANIDEAMARLNRWESSTGGESVPALRKELQSVMQNHFGVFRKGDLMAEGVAKLADLRKRIANAHLEDKSKPFNTARIEALELDNLLEVAEATAIAAEGRTESRGAHSRYDYPDRDDENWLCHSIFDPKAKKLGKRDVNFEPKTVDTFQPKARTY encoded by the coding sequence ATGTCCATTCGCACTATTACATTTGACGCTATCGTCGTAGGTGGTGGTGGTGCCGGTATGCGCGCCTCACTGCAGATGGCCCAGTCCGGCTTCAAGACTGCGCTGATTTCCAAAGTATTTCCGACCCGTTCGCACACCGTATCCGCCCAGGGCGGTATCACCTGTGCGATCGCGTCTGCCGATCCCAACGATGATTGGCGCTGGCACATGTACGATACCGTTAAAGGTTCCGATTACATCGGTGACCAGGACGCTATCGAATACATGTGTAATGTGGGCCCGGAAGCGGTGTTCGAGCTGGACCACATGGGTCTGCCGTTCTCCCGTACCGAAGAAGGCCGTATCTACCAGCGTCCGTTTGGTGGTCAGTCCAAGAACTTCGGTGAGGGCGGCCAGGCAGCCCGTACCTGTGCGGCGGCTGACCGTACCGGTCATGCGCTGCTGCACACTCTGTACCAGCAGAACCTGAAGAACGGCACCCAGTTCTACAACGAGTGGTATGCCTCTGAACTGGTGAAGGACGATGAAGGTAATGTTTGTGGCGTGATCGCCATCGACATCGAGTCCGGCGAAACCGTGTTCTTCAAGGCCAAGGCAACCGTGTTTGCCACCGGTGGTTCCGGCCGTATCTACGCCTCCACCACCAACGCCCTGATCAATACTGGCGACGGCGTGGGCATGGCCCTGCGTGCGGGTCTGCCGGTGCAGGACATTGAGATGTGGCAGTTCCACCCCACCGGCATCGCTGGCGCTGGTGTACTGGTAACCGAAGGGTGCCGGGGTGAGGGTGGCTACCTGATCAACAAGGACGGCGAGCGCTTCATGGAGCGTTACGCGCCGAACGCAAAAGATCTGGCCTCCCGTGACGTTGTTGCCCGTTCCATGATGATGGAAATTCTGGATGGCCGTGGTGCCGGTCCGGATGGCGATCACGTATTCCTGAAGCTGGATCATCTGGGTGAAGAAGTGCTGCACAGCCGCCTGCCGGGTATCTGTGAGCTGGCCATTACCTTCGCCCAGACCGACCCGGTGAAAGAGCCGATCCCGGTTGTGCCGACCTGTCACTACATGATGGGTGGTATCCCCACCAACGTTCACGGTCAGGCGATCAAGCTGTCTGGCGGCCATGAAGGTGAAGACCAGTTCGTTAACGGTCTCTTCGCGGTAGGTGAAGTAGCCTGTGTATCGGTACACGGTGCGAACCGTCTGGGCGGTAACTCGCTGTTGGATCTGGTGGTGTTCGGTCGTGCGGCCGGTCTCTACATCGAAGACCAGTTGCGCCAGGGCATGACTCAGTACGAGCCCACCGATGCCAACATCGATGAGGCCATGGCGCGTCTGAACCGCTGGGAGTCTTCTACCGGTGGTGAATCCGTTCCTGCCCTGCGCAAGGAACTGCAGAGCGTGATGCAGAACCACTTCGGTGTATTCCGCAAGGGTGACCTGATGGCGGAAGGTGTGGCCAAGCTGGCTGACCTGCGCAAGCGTATTGCCAACGCTCATCTGGAAGACAAGAGCAAGCCGTTCAACACCGCGCGTATCGAGGCGCTGGAGCTGGACAACCTGCTGGAAGTGGCGGAAGCGACTGCCATTGCTGCGGAAGGTCGTACCGAGAGCCGTGGTGCCCATTCCCGTTACGACTACCCGGATCGTGACGATGAGAACTGGCTGTGCCACTCCATCTTCGACCCGAAAGCCAAAAAGCTGGGCAAGCGTGACGTGAACTTCGAACCGAAGACTGTCGACACCTTCCAGCCCAAGGCTCGGACCTACTAA
- a CDS encoding amidohydrolase family protein has protein sequence MFPVIRFALLVVFLAMLLLPGAWAGSRQLMVDAHLHYVDFMQDSEGMDALMEAMDRAEVKQAWLFGLPVMKKWQAQAPRQPRYYLGDEAPLYYYSATDDILAGAVLALPADQQARIRAFISGFNPTDMHAASQIEALIERYPGMWYGIGEILTRHDQLTALTEGETPRANHPALMKVYQLAASYDLPVLLHSNLSSLREETPIFLPELEEALEAHPQTRFVLAHAGTSGGVEDQQSPLKTLVPILRALLERYDNLHVDLSWSVKEHYLLDEKGVSEEWLSLIEDFPDRFVLGSDLVGHFDSLEKQLGAFQPLLDALPKKVAEQLASGNAGRLVPKSGAVKSARE, from the coding sequence ATGTTTCCAGTCATTCGATTCGCCCTGTTGGTGGTTTTCCTGGCCATGCTGTTGCTGCCTGGCGCCTGGGCAGGTTCCCGGCAGCTCATGGTAGACGCCCACCTGCATTACGTGGATTTCATGCAGGACAGCGAAGGCATGGATGCGCTCATGGAGGCCATGGACCGGGCGGAGGTCAAGCAGGCGTGGTTGTTCGGGTTACCGGTTATGAAGAAATGGCAGGCCCAGGCGCCCCGGCAACCGCGCTACTATCTTGGCGATGAGGCGCCGCTGTATTACTACAGTGCCACGGATGACATCCTGGCAGGAGCTGTGCTGGCGCTGCCCGCTGACCAGCAGGCGAGAATTCGCGCCTTTATCAGTGGCTTCAATCCCACGGATATGCATGCTGCCAGCCAGATCGAGGCGCTGATCGAGCGCTATCCGGGCATGTGGTATGGCATCGGCGAGATCCTGACGCGCCATGATCAATTGACGGCACTGACTGAAGGCGAGACGCCAAGGGCAAATCATCCTGCGCTGATGAAGGTGTATCAGCTAGCTGCCAGCTACGACCTGCCGGTATTGCTGCACAGTAATCTCAGTTCCCTGCGAGAAGAGACTCCCATCTTTCTGCCGGAGCTGGAAGAGGCGCTGGAGGCTCACCCCCAAACCCGCTTTGTGCTGGCACATGCCGGTACCAGTGGCGGTGTGGAAGATCAGCAGTCGCCCCTGAAAACCCTGGTGCCGATCCTGCGAGCCTTGCTGGAGCGTTACGACAACCTTCATGTGGACCTGTCATGGAGCGTGAAAGAGCACTACCTGCTGGATGAAAAGGGGGTGAGTGAGGAGTGGCTGTCTCTGATCGAGGACTTTCCGGACCGGTTTGTGTTGGGAAGCGACCTGGTTGGGCATTTTGACAGTCTGGAAAAGCAGCTGGGAGCCTTTCAGCCACTGCTGGATGCGTTGCCCAAAAAAGTGGCAGAGCAGTTGGCCAGTGGCAATGCCGGCCGGCTTGTGCCCAAGAGCGGTGCAGTGAAATCAGCCCGGGAGTGA
- a CDS encoding NAD(P)-dependent oxidoreductase, with amino-acid sequence MSQLRAAFIGLGTMGFPMAGHLASAGIAMSVYNRTVARAQQWQQQHSGTLADTPADAAAGADLVFICVGNDDDLRQVTLGPEGALNTLAADAVLVDHTTASAAMARELDSACRERGSHFMDAPVSGGQQGAENGQLSVMCGGEPDIYQRVLPVIQHYARASNLLGPAGSGQLTKMVNQICVAGLVEALAEGVAFAKNAGLDAEKVFETLGQGAASSWQMINRHKSMLADEFEHGFAVDWMRKDLDICLDEASRNGSLLPVTEQVNGFYKEIQAMGGGRWDTSSLLRRLKKD; translated from the coding sequence ATGAGCCAGCTACGCGCAGCGTTTATCGGCCTCGGCACCATGGGGTTTCCCATGGCCGGCCATCTTGCCAGCGCCGGTATTGCCATGAGTGTCTACAACCGCACCGTAGCCCGGGCTCAGCAATGGCAACAACAGCATTCCGGCACCCTTGCCGACACCCCTGCAGACGCCGCTGCAGGGGCAGACCTGGTGTTTATCTGCGTGGGAAACGATGACGACTTGCGTCAGGTCACACTGGGACCGGAGGGGGCCCTCAACACCCTCGCCGCAGACGCCGTCCTGGTGGACCACACCACAGCCAGTGCCGCCATGGCCCGTGAACTGGATAGCGCATGCCGCGAACGCGGCAGCCACTTCATGGACGCCCCGGTGTCCGGCGGGCAACAGGGTGCCGAGAATGGCCAGTTATCTGTCATGTGTGGTGGCGAACCCGATATCTACCAGCGAGTCCTGCCGGTGATTCAGCATTACGCCAGGGCCAGCAATCTTCTCGGGCCTGCCGGCAGCGGCCAGCTCACCAAGATGGTCAATCAGATCTGCGTGGCCGGTCTGGTGGAAGCCCTGGCGGAAGGCGTCGCCTTCGCCAAAAACGCCGGTCTGGATGCGGAGAAGGTTTTCGAAACGCTCGGCCAGGGCGCAGCATCCTCCTGGCAGATGATCAACCGCCACAAGAGCATGCTAGCCGACGAGTTCGAGCACGGCTTTGCTGTGGACTGGATGCGCAAGGACCTGGATATCTGTCTGGATGAAGCCAGTCGCAATGGCTCCCTGCTGCCTGTCACCGAACAGGTTAACGGCTTCTACAAGGAGATTCAGGCCATGGGCGGTGGCCGCTGGGACACCTCTTCCCTGCTCCGCCGACTGAAAAAGGACTGA
- a CDS encoding MbcA/ParS/Xre antitoxin family protein — protein MQPHTQASPQPIDDNARHAALRAVLNLLDHWQCSEKEKMALLGVGRSTLHKYQSQPDSARVSQDLLERLSYLLNIHQALRTLFGNRENVYGFVRMANHNPFFNGTTPMDVMTGGTVAGLYEVHRQLDSLRGGQWG, from the coding sequence ATGCAACCGCATACACAGGCCAGCCCACAACCGATCGACGACAACGCCCGGCATGCCGCACTTCGCGCGGTGTTGAATCTGCTGGATCACTGGCAATGTAGCGAGAAAGAAAAAATGGCCCTGTTGGGGGTAGGCCGCTCCACCCTGCACAAGTACCAGTCCCAGCCGGATAGCGCCCGGGTCAGTCAGGATCTACTGGAAAGGCTGAGCTACCTGCTCAACATCCACCAGGCCCTGCGCACCCTGTTTGGCAACCGTGAAAACGTCTATGGCTTTGTGCGCATGGCCAACCACAACCCGTTCTTCAATGGCACCACACCCATGGACGTGATGACTGGCGGCACCGTGGCAGGACTCTACGAAGTCCATCGCCAGCTGGACAGCTTGCGGGGCGGGCAATGGGGCTAG
- a CDS encoding succinate dehydrogenase iron-sulfur subunit encodes MKVSIYRYNPETDREPSMKEYEVDTQGKDLMVLDILALVKEQDQSMAYRRSCREGVCGSDGMNMNGKNGLACITPLSQVAPGVLEGKKPLVLRPLPGLPVIRDLVVDMGMFYNQYEKVQPYLQNNTPAPAIERLQSPEERAKIDGLYECILCACCSTSCPSFWWNPDKFLGPAALLQSYRFLADSRDNATEERLSNLDDPFSLFRCHGIMNCVSVCPKGLNPTRAIGHIRSMLLERGI; translated from the coding sequence ATGAAAGTTAGTATCTATCGCTACAATCCGGAAACGGACCGCGAGCCGAGCATGAAGGAGTATGAGGTTGATACCCAGGGTAAAGACCTCATGGTTCTGGATATCCTCGCTCTGGTGAAAGAGCAGGATCAGTCCATGGCCTACCGTCGCTCCTGTCGTGAGGGTGTGTGTGGCTCCGACGGCATGAACATGAACGGCAAGAACGGCCTGGCCTGTATCACTCCGCTGTCCCAGGTGGCACCGGGTGTTCTGGAAGGCAAGAAGCCGCTGGTACTGCGCCCGCTGCCGGGCCTGCCAGTCATTCGTGACCTGGTAGTGGACATGGGCATGTTCTACAACCAGTACGAGAAGGTGCAGCCGTACCTGCAGAACAACACGCCGGCTCCGGCCATCGAGCGTCTGCAGTCTCCGGAAGAGCGTGCCAAGATCGACGGTCTGTACGAATGTATCCTGTGTGCCTGTTGTTCAACCAGCTGCCCGAGCTTCTGGTGGAACCCGGACAAGTTCCTGGGGCCGGCGGCGCTGCTGCAGAGTTACCGCTTCCTGGCGGATAGTCGCGACAACGCCACGGAAGAGCGTCTGTCCAATCTGGACGACCCCTTCAGCCTGTTCCGTTGTCACGGCATCATGAACTGTGTCAGCGTGTGTCCGAAAGGGCTCAACCCCACTCGGGCCATTGGCCATATCCGTTCCATGCTTCTGGAACGGGGCATCTGA
- the sdhD gene encoding succinate dehydrogenase, hydrophobic membrane anchor protein produces the protein MVTPVTSLGRNGLYDWLIQRVSAVIIGVYLIFMLGYLMTAGDLDYGSWKAFMGSICMQIANTLMVVAVAAHTWVGLWGVTTDYLTSLTFGKAATGVRLIAQLAIALALVVYLLWGLVLIWGGA, from the coding sequence ATGGTAACCCCTGTAACGAGTCTGGGCCGTAACGGTCTGTACGACTGGCTCATTCAGCGCGTTTCCGCTGTCATTATTGGCGTGTACCTGATCTTCATGCTGGGCTATCTGATGACCGCTGGCGATCTGGATTACGGCAGCTGGAAAGCCTTCATGGGCTCTATCTGCATGCAAATTGCCAACACCCTGATGGTGGTTGCTGTTGCTGCACACACCTGGGTAGGCCTGTGGGGCGTAACCACTGACTACCTGACCAGCCTGACCTTTGGCAAGGCTGCTACCGGCGTACGCCTGATTGCCCAGTTGGCAATTGCTCTGGCGCTGGTGGTTTACCTGTTGTGGGGTCTGGTTCTGATCTGGGGAGGGGCGTAA
- the sdhC gene encoding succinate dehydrogenase, cytochrome b556 subunit has protein sequence MNDKRPVNLDLSTIKFPVTAIASITHRVTGVAIFLALPILLWMLDRSLASPESFADLKELMTSPLVKLVVWAILAVLLYHLVAGIRHLIMDTGVGETLEGGRRGAKLVFIISAVLILLVGGWIW, from the coding sequence GTGAACGACAAGCGACCCGTTAACCTCGATCTGAGCACGATCAAGTTCCCGGTCACGGCTATAGCATCTATCACCCACCGTGTAACCGGCGTTGCCATTTTCCTGGCGCTGCCGATTCTGCTGTGGATGCTGGATCGCTCCCTGGCGTCTCCCGAGAGCTTTGCGGACCTGAAAGAACTGATGACCTCCCCGCTGGTGAAGCTGGTGGTATGGGCCATTCTGGCCGTATTGCTGTATCACCTGGTGGCAGGTATCCGCCACCTTATTATGGACACCGGTGTTGGTGAAACCCTGGAAGGCGGCCGACGCGGCGCCAAGCTGGTTTTCATCATCTCTGCGGTACTGATTCTGCTGGTAGGAGGTTGGATATGGTAA
- the gltA gene encoding citrate synthase, with protein sequence MTEKKATLNVEGKDLDLPIYTPTLGRDVIDVSKLVANGVFTFDPGFTSTASCESKITFIDGEVGKLLHRGYSIEELAGKSDYLEVCYTLLYGELPTAEQKEEFVSTVKNHTMVHEQIRNFFNGFRRDAHPMAIMCGVVGALSAFYHDSLDINNPQHREITAYRLIAKMPTIAAMCYKYALGQPFMYPRNDLGYAENFLHMMFGNPCEESKISPTLAKAMDRIFILHADHEQNASTSTVRLAGSSGANPFACIAAGISALWGPAHGGANEAVLNMLDEIGSLDNIDTYIAKAKDKSDPFKLMGFGHRVYKNYDPRATVMRESCHEVLAELGVNDPQLELAMKLEEIALSDPYFKEKKLFPNVDFYSGIILKAIGIPTSMFTVIFALSRTVGWIAHWNEMISNPYKIGRPRQLYTGEAERSFVPVNERK encoded by the coding sequence ATGACCGAGAAGAAAGCCACTCTTAACGTAGAGGGCAAGGATCTAGACCTTCCCATCTATACCCCGACTCTGGGCCGCGACGTAATCGACGTGTCCAAACTGGTAGCCAACGGCGTCTTTACCTTCGACCCCGGCTTCACCTCCACCGCTTCCTGCGAATCCAAGATCACCTTTATCGACGGTGAAGTGGGCAAGCTGCTGCATCGGGGCTACTCCATCGAGGAGCTGGCAGGCAAATCCGATTACCTGGAAGTGTGCTACACCCTGCTCTACGGCGAGCTGCCCACTGCCGAGCAGAAAGAAGAGTTCGTCAGCACCGTCAAGAACCACACCATGGTTCACGAGCAGATCCGCAACTTCTTCAACGGCTTCCGCCGTGATGCTCACCCCATGGCCATCATGTGTGGCGTCGTAGGCGCACTGTCTGCGTTCTATCACGACTCCCTGGACATCAATAACCCGCAGCACCGCGAAATCACTGCGTACCGCCTGATCGCCAAGATGCCCACCATCGCGGCCATGTGCTACAAGTACGCCCTGGGCCAGCCCTTCATGTACCCGCGCAACGACCTGGGTTACGCAGAAAACTTCCTGCACATGATGTTCGGCAACCCCTGCGAAGAGTCCAAGATCAGCCCGACCCTGGCCAAGGCCATGGATCGCATCTTCATCCTGCACGCGGACCACGAGCAGAACGCCTCCACGTCTACCGTGCGTCTGGCCGGCTCCTCCGGAGCCAACCCGTTCGCCTGTATCGCAGCCGGCATCTCTGCCCTGTGGGGCCCGGCACACGGTGGCGCCAACGAAGCCGTGCTGAACATGCTGGACGAGATCGGCTCCCTGGATAACATCGATACCTACATCGCCAAGGCCAAGGACAAGAGCGACCCGTTCAAGCTGATGGGCTTCGGTCACCGCGTCTACAAAAACTACGACCCGCGTGCCACGGTAATGCGTGAGTCCTGCCACGAAGTACTGGCTGAGCTGGGCGTGAATGATCCGCAACTGGAACTGGCCATGAAGCTGGAAGAGATCGCCCTGAGCGACCCCTACTTCAAAGAGAAGAAGCTGTTCCCGAACGTGGACTTCTACTCAGGCATCATCCTGAAGGCAATCGGGATCCCGACGTCCATGTTCACGGTAATCTTCGCCCTGTCCCGTACCGTGGGCTGGATTGCACACTGGAACGAAATGATCTCCAACCCGTACAAGATTGGCCGTCCGCGTCAGCTGTACACCGGCGAAGCCGAACGTTCATTCGTACCGGTCAACGAACGCAAGTAA
- a CDS encoding SMP-30/gluconolactonase/LRE family protein, translating into MKKIIALLVLVGITAYLLFWPVPIEPVAWDAPQAPALEGPYATNETLSDAQRLGEGHGIGPEDVAIDTQGNLYVGYEDGRIVRFDQKGENPDLIANTEGRPLGLDFDPDGNLIVADGYQGLLSIAPSGAITILAREADGVPFAFTDDVDVDSQGVAYFTDASSKFGPAMKARDDVLEHGGHGRFLRYDPATGTTEVLLDGLQFANGVALSENEDFVLVTETGNYSVVRYWLKGKKAGTHDRFFENLPGIPDGISANGDGTFWVALFSPRNAALDAMSDKPLLRKVAFRLPQFLQPQPAHHAFVLGLNEQGQVTHNLQATGEQAFAPITSVEQTGNTLYLGSLTAPAFASFALPAATQDTQQ; encoded by the coding sequence ATGAAAAAAATCATCGCCTTGCTGGTGCTCGTCGGCATCACCGCCTACCTGTTGTTCTGGCCTGTTCCCATCGAACCGGTTGCCTGGGATGCTCCGCAAGCCCCGGCACTGGAAGGCCCGTATGCAACCAATGAAACCCTCTCTGACGCTCAGCGGCTGGGCGAAGGGCATGGCATCGGCCCGGAGGATGTGGCCATCGATACCCAAGGTAATCTTTACGTGGGTTATGAAGACGGCCGCATCGTACGCTTCGATCAGAAAGGAGAGAATCCGGACCTTATCGCCAACACCGAAGGGCGCCCACTGGGCCTGGATTTCGACCCGGACGGCAACCTGATCGTTGCCGACGGCTACCAGGGCCTGTTGAGCATCGCCCCGAGCGGGGCCATCACCATCCTGGCCCGCGAAGCTGACGGGGTTCCCTTTGCATTCACTGACGATGTGGATGTGGACAGTCAGGGCGTCGCCTATTTCACCGATGCCTCCAGTAAGTTTGGCCCGGCCATGAAGGCCCGCGATGATGTACTGGAACATGGCGGCCATGGCCGCTTCCTGCGTTACGATCCGGCGACAGGCACCACGGAGGTGCTGCTGGACGGGCTGCAATTTGCCAACGGCGTCGCCCTGTCAGAGAACGAAGACTTTGTGCTGGTGACCGAAACCGGCAATTACAGCGTGGTGCGATACTGGCTCAAGGGCAAAAAAGCCGGCACTCACGATCGCTTTTTCGAGAACCTGCCCGGCATCCCGGATGGCATCAGTGCCAATGGTGACGGCACCTTCTGGGTCGCCCTGTTCAGCCCACGCAATGCCGCGCTCGACGCCATGTCTGACAAACCCCTGCTGCGCAAGGTTGCCTTTCGACTGCCGCAATTCCTGCAACCCCAGCCTGCCCATCACGCCTTTGTGCTGGGCCTGAATGAACAGGGCCAGGTCACTCATAACCTGCAGGCAACCGGCGAACAGGCGTTTGCCCCCATCACCAGCGTAGAGCAGACCGGCAACACCCTTTATCTTGGCAGCCTGACCGCCCCGGCCTTTGCCTCTTTCGCCCTGCCTGCCGCCACCCAGGATACCCAACAATGA